The proteins below come from a single Sander vitreus isolate 19-12246 chromosome 15, sanVit1, whole genome shotgun sequence genomic window:
- the epor gene encoding erythropoietin receptor yields MKCGHLSRLVAGWVILCAVWKASIVQGARDFEKKVSMLLRGEPQNPKCFAEGRKDFTCFWEEDEERAGSVDQYSFTYTYQNENSSRCPLRALPAAGGKRLFVCRLNESQMFVQMDIKVHRLGTLIHNRSLLIELFFLLDPPANVTVSRTAQRDQLNVSWVPPPLKYMDDSMMYEVSYTMDDDSHVGQVELVRASSELILRGLQPNRKYKLRVRVKLDGISYNGYWSAWSDPVTMETLPAELDALIMSLTLIISFILIVLSLSMLLSHRRFVIKKVWPTIPTPDSKFRGLFTVYGGDFQEWLGQTNGGAWLSPAFFYSEECPSPLEVLSELSPCPPLPPKTSRALTTGSGEDKAIKTASDDREPLESGDSALTERWRAAPHDSWLMDRLRALQQNPAPGSQSSLLESQDAYVTLSANNHSGDQHLGDVLEEALPLQALFASRKTALCESHSDLGSVQQSSGSGRLSSQSSFEYPGQAWMPKGPGYAYMAVADSGVSMDYSPMSRADDFGKLVIYANEMPAHRRAFASRQNPIHDV; encoded by the exons ATGAAATGCGGACACCTGAGCAGGTTGGTGGCGGGTTGGGTGATACTGTGCGCCGTGTGGAAAGCTTCCATCGTCCAGGGCGCGCGAGATTTCGAGAAAAAAG TGTCTATGCTGCTGAGAGGGGAGCCACAAAACCCAAAGTGCTTCGCTGAAGGCAGGAAGGACTTCACGTGCTTCtgggaggaagatgaggagagGGCCGGCTCCGTGGACCAGTACTCTTTCACATACACCTACCA GAATGAAAACAGCAGCCGGTGTCCGCTGAGAGCCCTGCCTGCCGCCGGCGGGAAGAGGCTGTTCGTCTGCCGGCTGAACGAATCGCAGATGTTTGTCCAAATGGACATAAAAGTTCATCGATTGGGAACACTGATCCACAATCGCAGCCTTCTCATCGAGCTTTTCT TTCTTCTGGACCCTCCAGCTAACGTGACGGTGAGCCGGACGGCTCAGCGAGACCAGCTGAACGTCAGCTGGGTGCCCCCCCCTCTCAAGTACATGGACGACAGCATGATGTACGAGGTCAGCTACACGATGGACGACGACAGCCACGTGGGGCAG GTGGAGCTGGTCCGAGCCAGCTCCGAGCTGATCCTGAGAGGTCTGCAGCCAAACAGAAAGTACAAGCTGCGAGTCCGTGTAAAGCTGGACGGGATCAGCTACAACGGCTACTGGAGTGCCTGGAGTGACCCGGTCACCATGGAAACACTGCCTGCAG AGCTGGACGCCCTCATCATGTCCCTGACTCTGATCATCTCGTTCATCCTCATCGTGCTGTCTCTCAGCATGCTCCTGTCCCACCGCAG GTTTGTTATAAAGAAGGTCTGGCCGACTATTCCGACTCCGGACAGCAAGTTCAGAGGCCTCTTCACCGTTTACGGCGGGGACTTCCAG GAGTGGTTAGGACAGACCAACGGAGGCGCATGGTTGAGTCCAGCTTTCTTCTACTCAGAGGAATGTCCTTCTCCTCTGGAAGTCTTGTCCGAGCTCAGCCCTTGCCCGCCTCTGCCTCCCAAAACCTCCAGAGCTCTGACGACAGGCAGCGGCGAGGACAAGGCTATAAAGACCGCGTCGGACGACAGAGAGCCGTTGGAAAGTGGCGATTCCGCTCTGACGGAGCGATGGAGAGCAGCACCTCACGACTCCTGGCTGATGGACCGCTTACGGGCCCTCCAGCAGAACCCCGCGCCCGGCTCCCAGTCCTCGCTGCTCGAGTCTCAAGACGCCTACGTCACGCTCAGCGCCAACAACCACAGCGGAGACCAACACCTTGGTGACGTTCTCGAGGAAGCCTTGCCCCTTCAGGCGCTCTTTGCCTCCAGAAAAACAGCGCTGTGTGAATCTCACTCCGACCTGGGGTCCGTGCAGCAGAGCTCTGGGTCGGGTCGCCTTTCGTCGCAGTCGAGCTTTGAGTACCCGGGCCAAGCCTGGATGCCCAAAGGCCCGGGGTACGCCTACATGGCGGTCGCAGACTCTGGGGTCTCTATGGATTACAGCCCCATGAGCAGAGCGGACGACTTTGGGAAACTCGTGATCTACGCCAACGAGATGCCTGCTCATAGAAGAGCCTTCGCGTCGAGGCAGAACCCGATCCATGACGTCTGA
- the swsap1 gene encoding ATPase SWSAP1 gives MADILTLVFRTFVSQTEVRKQLTVSPPPCSSLLVGDPSPAPPPPCSALLVGDPGPAPPPPCSTLVVGDPGIGRSVLLLAAVTAASEMGVKVVFFTQTQIQSLPVSLQKGVSSLSPESLKRIQFSYPGTVEELLHQVASLHESCNTSPTPPSLVIVDRLEDFLRGSGGGSHSASHPGRLSCAAHLAALLSDSAAFLTQLLKQRCSSSAPCRVIASFTSEADAVQAGAEASATDPVLDVLDRYFQVRCTLDRDRTYEAAAAGLQEGWHVYLSGTGLTETAALTQDCEDRPAVAQEWQLIISPDGSMEFQLV, from the exons ATGGCAGACATTTTAACACTCGTGTTCAGGACTTTTGTGTCACAAACGGAAGTCAGGAAGCAATTGACAGTCAGCCCTCCGCCCTGCAGCTCTCTGCTGGTCGGAGACCCCAGCCCTGCACCCCCTCCGCCCTGCAGCGCTCTGCTGGTCGGAGACCCCGGCCCTGCACCCCCTCCGCCCTGCAGCACCCTGGTGGTCGGAGACCCCGGCATCGGCCGCtcggtgctgctgctggcggCCGTGACCGCCGCCTCAGAGATGGGGGTCAAGGTGGTGTTCTTCACCCAGACTCAGATTCAGAGCCTTCCGGTGTCGCTGCAGAAGGGCGTTTCCAGCCTGAGCCCGGAGAGTCTAAAG AGAATCCAGTTTTCCTATCCCGGGACGGTGGAGGAGCTTCTGCATCAGGTGGCCAGCCTCCACGAGTCCTGCAACACGTCTCCCACGCCTCCGTCCCTGGTCATCGTCGACAGGCTGGAGGACTTCCTGCGAGGGTCCGGAGGTGGCAGCCACAGCGCGTCCCACCCCGGCCGGCTCTCCTGCGCTGCTCACCTGGCTGCGCTGCTGAGCGACAGCGCCGCCTTCCTCACGCAGCTCCTGAAGCAGCGCTGCTCGAGTTCAGCCCCGTGCCGCGTCATTGCCTCTTTCACGTCAGAAGCGGACGCGGTGCAAGCCGGTGCCGAGGCCTCTGCCACAGATCCCGTCCTCGATGTTCTGGATCGCTATTTCCAG GTGCGCTGCACTCTGGACCGAGACAGGACTTATGAAGCTGCAGCAGCCGGACTGCAGGAGGGGTGGCACGTTTACCTCTCCGGGACCGGCCTCACGGAGACCGCTGCCCTGACCCAAGACTGTGAGGACAGACCAGCTGTGGCCCAGGAGTGGCAGCTGATCATTTCTCCTGATGGTTCAATGGAGTTTCAGTTGGTCTGA